The genomic DNA TAATAAGAGGCATCGTTAAAATAAGTCCATCACGTAACGCTTGTAAATGACGCTGTCCGGCAATGCGTCCAGCTACTGGCATTATCTTGTTTTCTAACACATCCGTAAATTTGCTCATTCCAATCACTCCTTATTTGGTGACTAACTGTTTTGCAAATTTCAACACTTCGGCGCCATTACATGTTCCATAGTGCACGGTATTAATCATGTCCACCGGAATCCCTTTTTCCTGGCCTAGTTTTTTCAGTTGAGGCAACATATAGCGAACCTGCGGACCTACAAGCAATACATCTGCCTGGTCGACGTGATTTCGAACCACATCCGCAGATACCGCCCAAATTTTCGCCTCTATCCCCTGTTCCTCCGCGGACTTCTCCATTTTCGTCACTAATAGACTCGTAGACATCCCCGCGGCACAACATAATAAAATCCTCACTTTGTCCCCTCCCTTTCGTTTCAATTCTAGCTGGCTGATTCTCGGTGTACTTCATTCTATGTTGAAACCGTTTTCATATTCTTCTTTTCACCATTCAAAGTGAAAAAAATGGTTCTAAATTTAGGTCGTAGCTATTTAGGTGGATGGAGACGGGAGTGGGAAGAGCAGTGGAATGTAACGGATATTTGAAAAAATAAGAATGTTTTAGACTTGTTGAACATCAATTAGAGCGGGTAATGAAGCGGAAACGGTTTTCGTAGCGTTGATGAACTTCATTTCATCATTCAGATGAAGCCAAAATAACCTTCATAGCACTGATGAAGGTCGTATTGAAGCTAAATATAAACTGGAACGTCCTTCATCAGTGAGATTTTCCCAAATGACTGTCTGGCTTTTCATTACATTACTAGTTTCTAGAAAAACGGTGTTACTTAAAAAACACCAGCCCAAACTAGCCCCATACATACTAGCCAGATTCCAATAGGTATACACAAACTTTTCAACGCTTCTCCCCACGTGTAATAAGGCTTTCGTCTTCTTAAAACCCGATCGGTTATAAAAAATAAGACGGCTACTCCAAGACTAACCCACTTCAAAATGAGTCCAAAGAGAATATGTAAAATGGCTGAAACCATCCATTCGGTCTTTTGATTTTGTTTTGAAATAATCTCACCAAGCTTGTCACTAATCATCGATGTACTTACCCCATAGACTAAAATAACGGGAAAGCTATACATCATATAAAAAGGAATGCTCGTAATAGTTGAAACCAAATACACTTGGCTATTACCTTCACCGAGAGAATGAAAAACGAAACCAAAAATTATAGCGAAAATAGACCCCGATAAGGATGCAGCGATGATTTTTCTAGATAAAATCCCTTTCACGCTCCCTCTTTTTATTTTTATATCTATCGTAACATAAATTTCCATATTATAATTTGATTACAACAGCAAAAAAGCAACGTGAAATATGTTAATGTTTTTTCTAATCACCCTATATATAATAGAATCAAATGGTTGCATTTGTCGGAGGAAGTCTCATGGAAATCACTCAACACTTCTTTTTTAATCTTTCCTTAATCATCATTATCCTGTTCTTTGCCCTTGTTTGGTCGGCCAAGATGAGAAATTTTTCTTTATCGAAACGTTTTTCATTATTTTGGGGCATCGTTCTCCTTTGGTCATGCTTTCAGTTCTCTTACCATCCTGTTCCACATATATCAATGGATTTAAGAGAACTTCCGGTGTTGATTGGTGGTCTTTATTTAGGTATTGGTCCCATTCTTTCAATCATGGTGATTTTTATTAGAGGATTGTATGGAATCGATACAGGATTCTTTGCGAATATCGCCCTTTATTTACCATTAGCCTTATTCTTTTGGAAGGTTTACCCGTGGTTTTGGAATCAACGCCCATCTCGCCGGGTTTTCATATCCATCTCACTTGGCATTATAATTAGTATCATTACCCTATCTAGCTTAGAATATATGAATTTATCAATTCATCGATTGGATGCATACATAGCGTACCTAGTGGTTCCTAACTTAGGAATCGCCATGATATCCATAACGAGTGAGTTTGTTATAAAGAATTTCCATTTACAAAATCAATTGATTAAATCAGGTAAGTTAGAAGTAGTGGAACAAATGGGTGCTGCCATTTCCCATGAGATAAGAAATCCACTCACCTCAGCTAAGGGATTTGTTCAGTTGCTATTAGAAGGTCCACCAACCTCTCAAAAACATACCGAATATCTAAACATCATTTCACATGAATTGATCTTAGCCGAACAGGTTATCAAGGATTACCTGACCTTTTCAAAACCATCGTTAGAACAAGTGGAACCCATTGAGGTTAGTAAGGAACTGACTCTTATTATAAAAATGCTGCAACCTACAGCGAACAAAATTCAGTTGAAGTAATTACTCAAATTGAAAAAGGAGGATATATTATCGGAGATCGCCTCAAGTTTCACCAATGCTTTTTGAATGTGATAAAAAACGGAATTGAATCCATGCCTAGCGGTGGTCAGTTAATTATACGTACAGATAAAAACAAAAAAAATGTAACCATATCAGTCATTGACCACGGAATTGGAATGACAAAGGAACAATTGGATCGACTGGGAGAGCCTTATTATTCGACAAAAGGGTCAAAGGGTACGGGTCTTGGGATGATGGTGGTATATAGTATTGTGAAAGCTATGAATGGAATGATTCGTGTACAAAGCGAAGTGGGCGTCGGGACAACCTTTCGTTTTATCTTTCCATCTGTCGCAGATTTAGGTGGTTTTTTCCGAACGAAAACATCCAATGTAATAGAATAAAGCTCAGAGAGGATTTAATCTACATGAATAAACAGGAAAGCGGCTACCGATGGGTCGTGTTTGGCAGCGTCTTGTTTGCCTACTTTTTAATCGTCAGTCAACGAACCGCACCAGGTCTGATTACCGACCAATTAATGACTGATTTTCAAGTTTCCGCTTCTCTTATCGGTCTTATAACAGGAATTCAATTTTTAGCCTATGCAGGACTGCAAATACCGGTCGGATTGTTGTCTGATCGATTCGGTCCTAATCATTTTCTTATTTTTGGAACCCTGCTTAATGGAATCGGAAGTGTCATATACAGTGTGGCCCCAAATGAGTATGTGCTATTGCTTTCTCGAATCTTAGTGGGAATGGGAGACGCGACGATTTTTGTTAATTTTGTTTTAATTATGAACCAGTGGTTTAAAGTTCAAGAATTTATCAGTTTATTAGGTATCGTTTCTATGACAGCTAGTCTTGGGTCTCTATCATCAACCGTTCCCTTCTCTGCGTGGATTTCTTTTTCAGGTTGGAGAACACCCTTTTTTACCATCGGACTCATC from Robertmurraya sp. FSL R5-0851 includes the following:
- a CDS encoding histidine kinase dimerization/phospho-acceptor domain-containing protein is translated as MEITQHFFFNLSLIIIILFFALVWSAKMRNFSLSKRFSLFWGIVLLWSCFQFSYHPVPHISMDLRELPVLIGGLYLGIGPILSIMVIFIRGLYGIDTGFFANIALYLPLALFFWKVYPWFWNQRPSRRVFISISLGIIISIITLSSLEYMNLSIHRLDAYIAYLVVPNLGIAMISITSEFVIKNFHLQNQLIKSGKLEVVEQMGAAISHEIRNPLTSAKGFVQLLLEGPPTSQKHTEYLNIISHELILAEQVIKDYLTFSKPSLEQVEPIEVSKELTLIIKMLQPTANKIQLK
- a CDS encoding PTS sugar transporter subunit IIB, producing MRILLCCAAGMSTSLLVTKMEKSAEEQGIEAKIWAVSADVVRNHVDQADVLLVGPQVRYMLPQLKKLGQEKGIPVDMINTVHYGTCNGAEVLKFAKQLVTK
- a CDS encoding ATP-binding protein, with the protein product MPSGGQLIIRTDKNKKNVTISVIDHGIGMTKEQLDRLGEPYYSTKGSKGTGLGMMVVYSIVKAMNGMIRVQSEVGVGTTFRFIFPSVADLGGFFRTKTSNVIE